A window of Haliscomenobacter hydrossis DSM 1100 contains these coding sequences:
- a CDS encoding PKD domain-containing protein — protein sequence MKYLMDINYTFRHFFAQQFTLWRLLLLLLCAPSLSYATHIVGGEVGYRCLGNDRYEITVRVYRDCAPSTEPFDRVASVGIFDRNGLLLQDVRINATSATPLDNNLDACIQATTKVCVETMTYKATVSLPFRVGGYQIVYQRCCRNRTILNIVNPLETGATYDIWLTEAAMRRCNNSATFRRWPDIYICNNRPLDFDHSAIDVDGDSLVYRLCTPMQGATFAKPQPQPPNFPPFDTLLWLKPLYNLQNMLGLGEPLKINSQSGLLTARPGLLGQFVIGICVDEYDRTTKGLISSTRRDFQYNVQNCESVVAAFFAPESQCDSLKVQFRNESIGANNYLWLFDAPRTNLSSTEVNPLYTFPAFNEYKVSLIAEPGTACADTFSRQVRLRTSGIKADFKTEILPCAAESILRLQDLSTDSTAAIVKRLWKVTFGDGGVINATGADTLVQLPLNVSGTIMLTVINANGCEKTISRNFSTAGVQSPCEGIPDTIRACIGSIVPLNPTGVATSAYTYRWEPAGLMDNANAVNPRYTVTQSGVINLTITANSAQSCTCTKTITVIALPRPGADFTVDAGVGNNPIVVSSCDGRTFSAKNTSTNASSIKWIIGDINNPIQVSTDNNPVFNLPDTGTYTLTLIAFGECNDTIQKTIRLNKLDTNVDFTFNYTSCIFNGSTIKLLDVSNNPGVQIASRTWKLSDGRTSIEESPSFSFTDSGRVTVTLIIRTVQGCVDSASQSIVKAPISGVVIPDTVIICRGVPFQLPGNNNPNLTYTWLPETGLDDPTVGNPIFSPQQSTAYTVDIAVPGIPSCQVRDSMMAIVPNNMGVVVTGPGADGTPACTPQTTLTASANRPVTFRWLDANGNQLGTGTQFTATVATQRNLIIEATDEDGCVEKLEVNLTGSPIVFSAPDSLIACTGETLQINTTQGPGQSLTFTWTPSNAFASGANTANPILAALPGIKEVFVTVSNTAGCSLQDSVQVAIVDVNHNLDFTPKIQCDGNTVVFQNTSTNAFGYRWNFGDGTFSTEENPEHEYAQSGKYSVTLTLQFAVSCRKTVTKEIDITTGSAIGLKVPNNLTTCGEDVTLTASGNEGTTFRWTNRQGQLLSSNASVTVNPPPGTTVYYVTAENELGCTETDSVSVTDNGVDVTLITPTGGNRIDQCDAESVQIQVRNNAENQQLTYSWTPVFNVVSDGNTANPVLRPTEIGANVITGIISNQFECEDTLTVIINLGTLDSGLPDTVKVCAGVATPLAPNANAEYSYQWSPATGLSATNVRNPTFTGTAPAIYRVTVTKTSGGISCQVVDTVVVQISPKPTLSVSTMDTTACVGTTLRIFASGAAEYSWYIAGSQGTKPPFNSEGGLAISANSGIEATYEVIGRNAFGCTDTITGIRIRFIDFNPGTIASPLSLCKNGSIPLNPNGNRVFQYQWSPTTGLDLSNPANPIATISQTTVFSVTITDPASGCFKERSVTVNVNVIEGFKASNDTTICTPGNLTLRASANGSNVNFRWLDANGQQIGAGANLTVTPAIGVNLYIAEANDGTCTERDTVKVTLADFKPGDLTSPQSACAGEPLALNPNGNPAYQYQWSPTTGLNLSNPHNPIATLTTSTTYRVTVTDPVSGCRLEKEIQVNVTDLSDLAIVPADTTVCQPGAVNLRITGATGASIRWLDANGTQIGTGRSISPSPNIGLNLYIAEATAGTCSKRDTSRVTRADFQPGDLNSPQSACAGEPLALNPNGNPAYQYQWSPMTGLNLSNPHNPIATLTTSTTYRVTVTDPVSGCRLEKEIRVNVTDLSDLAIVPADTTVCQPGAVNLRITGATGASIRWLDANGTQIGTGRSFSPSPNIGLNLYIAEATAGTCSKRDTSRVTRASFQPGDLASPQAVCAGQPLPLNPNGNPAYQYQWSPTTGLNLSNPHNPIATITASTTYQVTVTDPVSGCRLETEIQVNVTDLGDLEAIPSDTALCQPDFIFLTIRGAQGASVRWLNANGQVLGTGRNLSVTPELGLNLYIVEATLGTCSKRDTARVTLNDFKPGDLASPQAACGGQPLALNPNGNPAYQYQWSPTTGLNLSNPHNPIATITTSTTYTVTVTDPVSGCRLEKEIRVNVTDVSNLAIVPSDTTVCQEGGVPLRITGAEGANVRWLDANGNQIGTGRSFSPSPNIGLNLYIAEATVGTCSKRDTSRVTRADFQPGDLASPQAVCAGQPLALNPNGNPAYQYQWSPTTGLNLSNPHNPIATISTSTTYRVTVTDPVTGCRLEKEIQVNVTDLGDLEAIPSETTLCLPDFIFLTIRGAQGATIRWLDANGQVLGTGRNISVTPALGLNLYIVEATLGTCSKRDTARVTLNEFKPGDLKSPQEVCAGTSIALNPNGNPAYTYNWSPTAGLDLSNPSNPVATVSANTTYTVTVTDPATGCTVTKTIEVRVSQPITVIALPDTSLCEPGQLTLRASTSRPTTITWFSDAGLNNQIGTGNRVSVNVSPGKNVFYAVATDTNDVCIRAQIDSVRNSGGTGGPGGGGIVGAGGPFAGAPLDSAVINVVNLPAGAPPAMITSCADRPTPINPNGNPVLVYRWSPATGLNDSTSATPTAIVTVPTTYTVTISDQFGVCSIVRQVVVSPAAPINADAGRDTVLCNQNPFNLMARGNGGAVFEWSNNRNITPIIGQGDQFVIVPDTISRTYYVRITNGAGCSEIDSVRVIARPLRVSLPATVNACETNDEISLLVNNADRTQTLSYLWSPANLFISNVQTGPSAIARAQDGANLQVRVTNQFGCSTTLSTRVIVLNLANTVRVTADKTTIKIGESATIRVENCPSCTYSWTPATGLNNTTGSTVIASPTETTEYTLSVTSNGCTAEFKITITVEGPYCVEPYIFVPTAFTPNKDGVNDVLYVRGRGIDNMTFVIYNRWNQRMFETTDPNVGWDGTFRGKPLPPDVYGFYLVANCIDGTVYRKQGNVTLIR from the coding sequence ATGAAATACCTTATGGACATCAACTACACTTTTCGTCATTTCTTCGCGCAGCAGTTCACTTTGTGGCGTTTGCTTTTGTTGCTGCTTTGTGCACCAAGTTTGAGCTATGCGACTCATATCGTTGGGGGTGAAGTAGGATATCGTTGCCTGGGCAACGACCGCTATGAAATCACTGTCCGTGTTTATCGCGATTGTGCTCCCAGTACCGAGCCTTTTGACCGCGTAGCCTCGGTAGGGATTTTTGACCGCAATGGGTTATTGCTCCAAGATGTACGCATTAACGCTACCTCGGCTACCCCTCTCGACAATAATCTCGACGCTTGTATTCAGGCAACGACCAAAGTCTGCGTAGAAACCATGACTTATAAGGCAACGGTAAGCCTGCCATTTCGGGTGGGTGGATATCAAATAGTCTACCAGCGTTGTTGTCGCAACCGTACCATTTTGAACATCGTCAATCCTTTGGAAACGGGAGCAACCTATGATATCTGGCTGACTGAGGCAGCCATGCGGCGGTGCAACAATAGTGCTACTTTCCGGCGTTGGCCAGACATTTATATTTGCAACAACCGCCCGCTGGATTTTGATCACTCTGCAATCGATGTTGACGGGGATTCTCTGGTCTATCGTTTGTGTACACCCATGCAGGGGGCTACCTTTGCCAAACCTCAACCGCAGCCACCAAACTTTCCGCCCTTTGATACTTTGCTTTGGTTAAAGCCACTTTACAATCTGCAAAACATGCTTGGACTTGGAGAGCCGCTCAAGATCAACTCCCAGTCTGGATTGCTGACCGCTCGGCCTGGTTTATTGGGTCAGTTTGTAATTGGCATTTGTGTTGATGAATACGACCGTACGACCAAAGGTCTTATTTCTTCAACGCGGCGGGATTTTCAGTACAATGTACAAAATTGCGAAAGTGTAGTCGCTGCTTTTTTTGCGCCAGAAAGCCAGTGTGACTCCTTAAAAGTACAGTTCCGCAATGAGAGCATTGGTGCCAATAACTACTTGTGGCTTTTTGATGCACCGCGTACCAATTTATCTTCTACTGAAGTCAATCCACTGTATACTTTTCCCGCCTTTAACGAATACAAAGTTAGCTTGATTGCCGAGCCGGGAACGGCCTGTGCGGATACGTTTTCCCGACAAGTCCGACTTCGAACTTCAGGCATCAAAGCCGACTTTAAAACCGAGATTTTGCCTTGTGCAGCCGAATCTATTCTCCGATTACAGGATTTATCTACTGATTCCACAGCGGCAATCGTCAAGCGTTTATGGAAAGTTACCTTTGGAGATGGTGGCGTAATCAATGCCACCGGAGCCGATACCCTGGTGCAATTGCCATTGAATGTTTCTGGAACGATCATGCTGACCGTCATCAATGCCAATGGCTGTGAAAAAACCATTTCCCGTAATTTTAGTACCGCTGGTGTCCAGAGTCCATGTGAAGGAATTCCTGACACGATTCGAGCCTGTATAGGATCGATCGTTCCGCTCAATCCCACGGGTGTAGCTACTTCGGCCTATACTTACCGTTGGGAACCAGCGGGGTTGATGGACAATGCCAATGCCGTAAATCCGCGCTATACGGTCACTCAAAGTGGGGTCATCAATTTGACCATCACCGCGAATTCGGCACAGTCATGTACCTGTACCAAAACCATCACGGTGATTGCTTTGCCTCGACCAGGGGCAGATTTTACCGTCGATGCCGGGGTGGGGAACAACCCAATTGTAGTAAGCAGTTGTGATGGGCGTACTTTTAGTGCAAAAAATACGTCTACAAACGCCAGTTCAATAAAATGGATCATTGGCGACATCAACAATCCAATTCAGGTTTCCACCGACAATAATCCGGTGTTTAACCTGCCGGATACGGGCACGTACACCCTGACCTTGATCGCTTTTGGCGAATGCAACGATACCATTCAAAAAACCATTCGCCTCAACAAACTGGATACCAACGTCGATTTTACCTTTAACTATACCAGTTGTATCTTCAATGGGTCTACGATCAAACTTTTAGACGTTTCGAATAATCCGGGTGTCCAGATCGCCAGTCGTACCTGGAAATTATCGGATGGCCGTACCTCAATAGAGGAGTCGCCTAGTTTCAGCTTTACTGATTCGGGGCGGGTAACAGTCACCTTGATCATTCGTACAGTACAAGGTTGTGTCGATTCTGCTTCGCAAAGCATTGTCAAAGCCCCGATTTCTGGCGTGGTAATTCCCGATACGGTCATCATTTGTCGAGGTGTACCGTTTCAGCTACCTGGAAACAATAACCCAAATTTGACCTATACCTGGTTGCCTGAAACGGGGCTGGACGATCCTACCGTGGGCAATCCGATATTTTCCCCCCAACAAAGCACCGCGTATACAGTAGACATTGCTGTACCCGGAATCCCGAGCTGTCAGGTGCGCGATTCCATGATGGCGATAGTACCCAACAACATGGGAGTAGTCGTAACCGGTCCTGGAGCAGACGGTACACCCGCCTGTACGCCACAAACTACCTTAACTGCCTCAGCCAACCGGCCCGTCACTTTCCGTTGGTTGGATGCCAATGGCAATCAGTTAGGCACTGGTACTCAATTTACCGCCACGGTAGCCACCCAACGCAACTTGATCATAGAGGCTACAGATGAAGATGGTTGTGTAGAAAAACTGGAAGTCAACCTGACCGGATCCCCGATTGTGTTTAGCGCTCCCGATTCACTCATTGCTTGTACGGGGGAAACACTACAAATCAATACGACTCAGGGACCAGGCCAAAGCCTTACCTTTACCTGGACGCCATCCAATGCTTTTGCATCAGGCGCCAATACCGCCAATCCAATTCTGGCTGCTTTGCCAGGCATTAAAGAAGTGTTTGTAACGGTTAGCAACACCGCGGGTTGTAGCTTACAGGACTCGGTGCAAGTGGCCATTGTGGATGTCAACCACAATCTCGATTTCACGCCAAAAATTCAATGTGATGGAAATACCGTAGTTTTCCAAAACACCAGTACCAATGCCTTTGGCTACCGTTGGAATTTTGGAGACGGGACTTTCTCCACGGAAGAAAATCCGGAACATGAATATGCCCAGTCGGGCAAGTATAGCGTCACATTAACCCTGCAATTTGCGGTGTCTTGTCGCAAAACGGTGACCAAAGAAATTGACATCACCACCGGAAGCGCCATTGGCCTTAAAGTACCCAATAACCTGACTACTTGTGGGGAGGACGTGACCTTGACCGCGAGTGGAAACGAGGGTACCACCTTCCGTTGGACCAACCGTCAGGGGCAATTGTTGAGTTCAAATGCCTCGGTGACCGTTAATCCTCCTCCCGGAACTACCGTTTATTATGTCACTGCGGAAAATGAGTTGGGTTGCACCGAAACCGATAGTGTAAGTGTAACCGATAATGGGGTAGATGTTACCTTGATTACGCCGACAGGTGGCAATCGCATCGACCAATGTGATGCGGAGAGTGTACAAATCCAGGTGCGCAACAATGCCGAAAATCAGCAATTGACTTACAGCTGGACACCAGTATTTAACGTAGTATCTGATGGCAATACGGCCAACCCCGTACTTCGTCCTACCGAAATAGGTGCAAACGTCATCACAGGCATCATCAGCAATCAATTTGAATGTGAAGATACGCTTACCGTCATCATCAATTTGGGAACCCTTGATTCCGGTTTGCCAGATACGGTGAAGGTTTGTGCCGGGGTTGCCACTCCGCTCGCGCCCAATGCCAATGCGGAGTACAGCTATCAATGGTCGCCAGCAACTGGCTTGTCCGCTACCAATGTTCGCAACCCAACGTTCACTGGCACAGCTCCAGCTATTTATCGAGTTACTGTGACCAAAACCAGCGGGGGTATTTCTTGCCAGGTTGTGGATACAGTAGTTGTACAAATCAGCCCGAAACCCACGCTTAGTGTATCTACGATGGATACCACCGCTTGTGTAGGTACAACCTTGAGAATCTTTGCTTCCGGTGCTGCAGAGTATAGCTGGTATATCGCTGGATCACAAGGAACTAAACCTCCATTTAACTCAGAAGGAGGGCTCGCAATATCCGCTAATAGTGGGATTGAAGCCACCTACGAGGTAATTGGCCGCAATGCTTTTGGATGTACGGATACCATTACGGGCATCCGGATACGGTTTATTGATTTTAATCCAGGTACAATTGCTTCACCTTTATCTTTGTGCAAAAATGGCAGCATTCCTCTAAATCCGAATGGCAACCGGGTGTTTCAATACCAATGGTCGCCTACTACGGGTTTGGACTTGAGCAACCCCGCCAATCCTATCGCCACCATTAGTCAAACCACCGTCTTTAGTGTAACAATTACCGATCCGGCCTCAGGTTGTTTCAAAGAACGATCCGTAACAGTGAATGTAAATGTGATTGAGGGCTTTAAAGCCAGTAACGATACCACGATTTGTACGCCTGGCAACCTTACCCTACGGGCAAGCGCCAATGGCAGCAATGTCAACTTCCGTTGGCTGGATGCCAATGGCCAACAAATTGGTGCGGGAGCAAATCTTACCGTAACCCCGGCAATTGGCGTGAACCTTTATATAGCTGAGGCCAACGATGGCACCTGTACAGAACGAGATACCGTAAAAGTTACTCTAGCAGACTTTAAGCCAGGGGATTTGACTTCGCCTCAGTCGGCTTGTGCTGGAGAGCCCTTAGCTTTGAATCCAAATGGGAACCCGGCTTACCAATACCAATGGTCGCCAACGACCGGGCTGAATTTGAGCAATCCACACAACCCGATTGCGACCCTGACCACTTCTACCACCTATCGGGTAACCGTTACGGATCCTGTCAGTGGCTGTCGGTTAGAAAAAGAAATTCAGGTCAACGTAACCGACTTGAGTGATCTGGCGATTGTCCCTGCGGATACCACGGTTTGTCAACCAGGCGCGGTAAACTTGCGCATCACTGGGGCAACCGGAGCTTCGATCCGCTGGTTGGATGCCAATGGTACCCAAATCGGCACTGGTCGTAGCATTTCGCCAAGTCCAAATATTGGTTTGAACTTGTACATCGCCGAAGCTACGGCGGGTACTTGTAGCAAACGGGATACCAGTCGTGTCACCCGGGCAGACTTTCAGCCAGGTGATTTGAATTCACCACAATCGGCTTGTGCAGGTGAACCTCTGGCTTTGAATCCCAATGGGAACCCGGCATACCAATATCAGTGGTCACCAATGACCGGGCTGAATTTGAGTAATCCACACAACCCGATTGCGACCCTGACCACTTCTACCACTTATCGGGTAACCGTTACGGACCCAGTCAGTGGCTGTCGGTTAGAAAAAGAAATTCGGGTCAACGTGACGGACTTGAGTGATCTGGCGATTGTGCCTGCGGATACCACGGTTTGTCAACCAGGTGCGGTGAACTTGCGCATCACTGGTGCAACCGGAGCTTCGATCCGCTGGTTGGATGCCAATGGTACCCAAATCGGCACTGGTCGCAGCTTTTCACCAAGTCCGAATATCGGTTTGAACTTGTACATCGCCGAAGCAACCGCTGGTACTTGTAGCAAAAGGGATACTAGCCGTGTCACTCGGGCAAGCTTCCAGCCCGGCGATTTGGCTTCGCCACAAGCAGTTTGTGCGGGTCAGCCATTGCCGTTGAATCCCAACGGAAATCCAGCGTATCAATACCAATGGTCACCTACAACCGGCTTGAACCTGAGCAATCCACACAATCCAATTGCGACCATTACAGCTTCTACAACTTATCAGGTTACTGTGACAGATCCGGTGAGTGGCTGTCGGTTGGAAACAGAAATTCAGGTCAACGTGACGGACCTGGGTGATTTGGAAGCCATTCCGTCTGATACCGCACTTTGTCAACCAGATTTCATCTTTTTGACCATACGTGGAGCACAAGGTGCGAGTGTCCGTTGGCTGAATGCCAATGGGCAAGTGTTGGGCACTGGCCGTAACCTTTCCGTTACCCCGGAATTGGGACTCAATTTGTACATTGTAGAAGCAACCTTGGGTACCTGTTCAAAACGGGATACCGCAAGAGTAACCCTCAATGACTTTAAGCCCGGTGATTTGGCTTCACCGCAAGCAGCTTGCGGAGGCCAACCCTTGGCCTTGAACCCGAATGGAAATCCAGCGTATCAATACCAATGGTCGCCGACGACTGGATTGAACCTGAGCAACCCACACAACCCAATTGCGACCATTACTACTTCTACTACCTATACGGTAACGGTCACCGATCCAGTCAGCGGCTGCCGTTTGGAAAAAGAAATTCGGGTCAATGTGACCGATGTGAGCAATTTGGCAATCGTACCTTCCGATACCACAGTATGTCAGGAGGGTGGAGTGCCTTTGCGCATTACCGGCGCAGAAGGTGCCAACGTTCGTTGGTTGGATGCCAATGGCAATCAAATCGGCACTGGACGCAGTTTTTCACCTAGTCCGAATATCGGTTTGAACTTGTACATTGCGGAAGCTACTGTAGGTACTTGTAGCAAGCGAGATACCAGCCGCGTCACCCGGGCCGACTTCCAGCCTGGCGATTTGGCTTCACCACAAGCAGTTTGTGCGGGTCAGCCACTGGCCTTGAATCCGAATGGAAATCCAGCGTATCAATACCAATGGTCACCGACAACGGGCTTGAACCTGAGCAATCCACACAATCCAATTGCGACCATTTCAACTTCCACAACTTATCGAGTAACGGTGACGGACCCGGTGACCGGCTGTCGGTTGGAAAAAGAAATTCAGGTCAACGTGACGGATTTGGGGGATTTGGAAGCCATTCCATCAGAGACTACGCTTTGTCTACCAGACTTTATCTTTTTGACCATACGTGGTGCACAAGGTGCGACCATTCGTTGGCTGGATGCCAATGGACAGGTGCTGGGCACTGGCCGCAACATTTCCGTTACCCCGGCATTGGGGCTTAATTTGTACATCGTAGAGGCGACCTTGGGTACTTGTTCAAAACGGGATACGGCAAGAGTAACCCTTAATGAATTCAAGCCCGGTGATTTGAAATCTCCTCAAGAGGTTTGTGCGGGTACATCCATTGCGTTGAATCCAAATGGCAATCCTGCTTATACTTACAATTGGTCGCCTACGGCGGGACTGGACTTGAGTAACCCATCCAACCCTGTTGCCACCGTTTCAGCAAATACAACATATACGGTGACCGTGACTGATCCTGCTACGGGATGTACGGTGACTAAAACCATTGAGGTTCGGGTGAGCCAACCCATAACGGTCATCGCTTTACCCGACACCTCACTCTGTGAGCCAGGCCAACTTACGTTGCGGGCCAGCACTTCTCGTCCAACCACAATTACCTGGTTCAGTGACGCTGGATTGAACAACCAAATTGGTACAGGTAACCGCGTCAGTGTTAATGTAAGCCCTGGCAAAAACGTATTTTATGCCGTGGCTACGGATACCAATGATGTGTGTATCCGGGCTCAAATTGACTCCGTGCGCAACAGTGGTGGAACCGGTGGGCCTGGTGGTGGTGGCATTGTAGGAGCTGGAGGGCCTTTTGCTGGTGCGCCGCTGGACTCCGCAGTAATCAACGTGGTTAATCTGCCCGCTGGTGCTCCTCCCGCGATGATCACCTCTTGTGCAGATCGGCCTACCCCAATCAATCCGAATGGTAACCCTGTTTTGGTCTACCGCTGGTCACCTGCGACGGGCTTGAACGATTCTACTTCGGCCACGCCAACGGCAATCGTTACAGTACCAACAACCTATACCGTAACCATTTCTGACCAATTTGGGGTATGTAGTATTGTACGCCAAGTAGTAGTAAGTCCGGCGGCACCAATCAATGCTGATGCAGGTCGGGATACGGTGCTGTGTAACCAAAATCCATTCAACCTGATGGCAAGGGGCAACGGTGGAGCGGTTTTCGAATGGTCGAACAACCGCAACATTACGCCAATTATTGGACAAGGTGACCAATTTGTCATTGTACCAGATACCATTTCACGTACCTACTATGTACGCATTACCAATGGGGCAGGCTGTTCAGAAATTGATTCGGTAAGGGTAATCGCTCGTCCGCTTAGGGTTTCTTTGCCCGCTACCGTTAACGCTTGTGAAACCAATGATGAAATTTCGCTTTTGGTCAACAATGCGGATCGCACTCAAACGCTGAGTTACCTCTGGTCGCCCGCTAATTTGTTCATTAGTAATGTCCAGACCGGACCATCTGCCATCGCAAGGGCTCAGGATGGAGCAAATCTACAGGTACGGGTGACCAATCAATTTGGTTGTTCTACTACCTTAAGTACCCGCGTGATCGTGCTAAACCTGGCGAATACCGTGCGGGTAACTGCCGACAAAACGACCATTAAGATCGGTGAATCAGCTACCATTCGGGTGGAGAACTGCCCCTCTTGTACTTATTCCTGGACGCCGGCAACTGGACTCAACAATACAACGGGTAGTACCGTAATTGCTTCGCCAACCGAAACGACGGAGTACACGCTTAGTGTAACCAGCAATGGTTGTACGGCTGAATTCAAAATCACCATCACTGTTGAAGGTCCGTACTGCGTTGAGCCCTACATTTTTGTACCAACCGCATTTACACCCAACAAAGACGGCGTGAATGATGTGCTCTACGTGCGGGGCCGCGGTATCGATAACATGACTTTTGTGATTTACAATCGTTGGAACCAAAGAATGTTCGAAACCACTGATCCCAATGTGGGGTGGGATGGTACTTTCAGGGGCAAACCATTACCACCTGATGTATACGGATTTTACTTGGTGGCCAATTGTATAGACGGTACGGTGTACCGCAAACAAGGCAACGTGACCCTGATTCGTTAG
- a CDS encoding NIPSNAP family protein: MNYIKSLVQILGATLLLLLMSSTSANYLAAKREYYEIKIYHINGKDQEMRVDQFLQKAYLPALHRAGIKNIGVYKPIAKDTTAGKRIYVFIPLRKLEQLSALPALLDKDATFQSEGADYLKTAWDKPAYVRIESIVLQAFKDMPFMALPKLNGPASERVYELRSYEGASEQLYQKKVHMFNEGQEISIFTRLGFNAVFYAEVLSGRRMPNLMYMTSFDNIESRDEHWKSFGADPFWKKISALPEYQHTVSKANIYLLHPAAYSEI, from the coding sequence ATGAACTACATCAAATCGCTAGTCCAAATACTCGGTGCCACTTTGTTGCTGCTGCTCATGAGCAGTACCAGTGCAAATTACCTTGCGGCAAAACGCGAATATTACGAAATCAAGATCTACCACATCAATGGCAAAGACCAGGAAATGCGCGTCGATCAATTTTTACAAAAGGCTTATTTGCCAGCGTTGCACCGGGCGGGGATAAAAAACATTGGCGTGTACAAACCCATTGCCAAAGACACCACGGCGGGTAAACGGATCTACGTGTTCATCCCACTGCGCAAACTTGAACAACTGAGTGCTTTGCCTGCACTGCTGGACAAAGACGCTACTTTCCAAAGCGAGGGTGCAGATTACCTGAAAACTGCCTGGGACAAACCAGCGTATGTACGCATCGAGTCCATTGTATTGCAAGCTTTTAAAGACATGCCCTTCATGGCTTTACCCAAATTGAACGGTCCAGCATCCGAACGCGTGTATGAACTGCGTAGTTACGAAGGTGCATCCGAGCAATTGTACCAAAAGAAGGTACACATGTTCAACGAAGGGCAGGAGATCAGCATTTTCACCCGCCTGGGTTTCAATGCAGTTTTTTATGCCGAAGTGCTGTCCGGTCGCCGCATGCCGAACCTGATGTACATGACCTCATTTGACAACATCGAATCACGCGATGAGCATTGGAAGTCATTTGGAGCCGATCCGTTTTGGAAAAAAATATCGGCTTTACCGGAGTACCAGCATACGGTTTCGAAGGCAAATATTTATTTGTTGCATCCTGCGGCGTATTCTGAAATTTGA